The Thomasclavelia ramosa DSM 1402 genome includes a region encoding these proteins:
- a CDS encoding glycosyltransferase — MRIAIFSDTYIPDINGVATSTKILKDELVKHGHDVVVVTSELPSDSDYMDDPHDNILRVPGLEIQALYGYRACNIYSFKGMREIKGMNIEVIHVQTEFGVGIFGRIVGETLNIPVVYTYHTMWADYSHYVNPVNSGAIDGLIKKAITRISKFYGDKSTELIVPSLKTKEALELYGLNKDVHIIPTGLELEKFDPKNKNTELIEQIKDKYGIKDQFIVTFLGRIAKEKSIEVLIDAMKEVIKENDNVLCLIVGGGPQLEELKELVKDDHISNYVIFTGPKPSNEVPSYYHLSNVFVSASITETQGLTYIEAMASGIPAVARYDKNLEDVIDDGVNGYFFKETSELVEILLKLINHNYSKMAEAAYLSAMKFSSEVFYEKVIAVYQQAINSKHYSYTVKSIYPVKRGINEVVFLFDESEIIVEVNDKLIKAYQLEPNKVIDKELFDVLKDFEQVSRAYNKALKLLTVKDYTYNQMKKKLMDSGDYDDTQLDATLELLQEKNLMNDEAYTLNYLKRCTRLGIGLNKAIYNLRSYGIDSQIIDRCLEEIDDDDDEYNAATTLIESIYSRNTSFSYKAMVKKIRDKLYIKGFTSETIERALSDFDFEFDDQQEQEALEKEFSRQKKKYSKRYQGTHLKEKIIDTLLRKGYNYEHIKELLNREGALDDE, encoded by the coding sequence ATGAGAATAGCAATTTTTTCAGATACATATATCCCTGATATTAATGGGGTAGCGACATCAACTAAAATATTGAAAGATGAATTAGTAAAACATGGACATGATGTAGTTGTTGTTACTAGCGAGTTACCTAGTGATAGTGATTATATGGATGATCCTCATGATAATATCTTAAGAGTTCCTGGATTGGAAATACAAGCCCTGTATGGTTACCGGGCTTGTAATATTTATTCCTTCAAAGGAATGCGTGAAATTAAGGGAATGAACATTGAAGTTATCCACGTTCAAACTGAATTTGGGGTAGGAATATTTGGAAGAATCGTAGGAGAAACTCTTAATATTCCTGTTGTCTATACGTATCATACGATGTGGGCAGATTATTCTCATTATGTTAATCCTGTAAATTCTGGAGCTATTGATGGTTTGATCAAAAAGGCAATTACACGTATTAGTAAATTTTATGGTGATAAAAGTACTGAATTAATCGTACCTTCTTTAAAGACTAAAGAAGCATTAGAATTATATGGTTTAAATAAAGACGTCCATATTATTCCTACAGGATTAGAACTAGAAAAATTTGATCCTAAAAATAAAAATACTGAATTGATTGAGCAAATTAAAGACAAATATGGAATTAAAGATCAGTTTATTGTAACTTTTTTAGGACGAATTGCGAAAGAAAAAAGTATTGAAGTATTAATTGATGCAATGAAGGAAGTTATTAAAGAAAATGATAATGTACTTTGCTTGATTGTTGGTGGAGGACCACAGTTAGAGGAATTGAAAGAATTAGTAAAAGATGATCATATCAGCAATTATGTGATTTTTACCGGCCCTAAGCCTAGTAATGAGGTACCAAGTTATTATCATTTATCAAATGTATTTGTTTCTGCTTCAATAACTGAAACTCAAGGATTGACTTATATTGAGGCGATGGCAAGTGGAATACCTGCTGTTGCACGCTATGATAAAAATTTGGAGGATGTTATCGATGACGGTGTAAATGGGTACTTTTTTAAAGAAACATCGGAACTAGTGGAAATCCTACTAAAATTAATTAATCATAATTATTCTAAAATGGCAGAAGCCGCATACTTAAGTGCAATGAAGTTTAGTAGTGAAGTATTTTATGAAAAGGTAATTGCTGTTTATCAGCAAGCAATTAATTCGAAACACTATTCATATACGGTCAAGTCGATATATCCGGTTAAAAGAGGGATAAATGAAGTTGTTTTTCTATTTGATGAAAGTGAGATTATTGTTGAGGTAAATGATAAATTAATTAAAGCTTATCAATTAGAGCCAAATAAAGTTATTGATAAAGAGTTATTTGATGTTTTAAAAGATTTTGAACAAGTTTCTCGGGCCTATAATAAAGCGTTAAAATTACTCACAGTAAAAGATTATACTTATAATCAAATGAAAAAGAAGTTAATGGATAGTGGTGATTATGATGATACACAGTTAGATGCAACGCTAGAGTTACTTCAAGAGAAGAATTTAATGAATGATGAAGCATATACCTTAAATTATTTAAAACGCTGTACACGACTTGGAATTGGCTTAAATAAAGCTATTTATAATTTACGGAGTTATGGAATTGATAGTCAAATTATTGATCGATGTTTAGAAGAGATTGATGATGATGACGATGAGTATAATGCTGCCACCACATTAATTGAATCCATTTATAGTCGTAATACTAGTTTTTCTTATAAAGCAATGGTGAAGAAAATTCGAGATAAACTTTATATAAAAGGCTTTACTTCTGAAACAATTGAACGAGCACTTAGTGATTTTGATTTTGAGTTTGATGATCAGCAAGAACAAGAAGCTTTGGAAAAAGAATTCTCAAGACAAAAGAAAAAGTATTCAAAAAGATATCAAGGTACTCATTTAAAAGAAAAAATCATTGATACTCTTTTAAGAAAAGGTTACAATTATGAGCATATTAAAGAATTATTAAATAGAGAAGGAGCCTTGGATGATGAATAA
- a CDS encoding HD domain-containing protein produces the protein MNKINELKPGDEGVVIEALINRVVVGKTNGANRSTYLSITLQDATGTIDAKLWNATNEQVEKLVMGCVVQVKGDVIKYNEDRQMKIIKIVVASTEPQEQVKFLKSAPQTGEELVKEIYTFIERINNLKLNQLVKALFNEHVEKLTIYPAASKNHHEYVSGLAYHTCSMLRIADALARLYPSLNRDLLFAGITLHDLGKTVELSGPVVPEYTIEGKLLGHISISQAMIKEMADKMNIEGEEVTLLQHIILSHHGKNEFGSPILPQIKEAEVIYLIDNMDARINMLDKALETVEPGGFSKRVFALENRAFYKPKMN, from the coding sequence ATGAATAAAATAAATGAATTAAAACCTGGTGATGAAGGCGTAGTAATTGAGGCACTGATTAACCGTGTTGTTGTTGGAAAAACAAATGGGGCCAATCGTTCTACCTATCTTAGTATTACTTTACAAGATGCTACTGGGACAATCGATGCTAAATTGTGGAATGCAACTAATGAGCAAGTAGAAAAGTTAGTTATGGGTTGTGTTGTACAAGTAAAAGGTGATGTAATCAAATATAATGAAGATCGCCAAATGAAGATAATCAAAATTGTTGTTGCTTCAACTGAACCTCAAGAACAAGTTAAATTTCTAAAAAGTGCGCCACAAACAGGAGAAGAGCTTGTAAAGGAGATTTATACTTTTATTGAGCGAATTAACAATCTTAAGTTAAATCAGTTAGTTAAAGCATTATTCAACGAACATGTTGAAAAATTAACAATTTATCCTGCTGCTAGCAAAAATCATCATGAGTATGTATCTGGATTAGCATATCATACTTGCAGCATGTTAAGGATAGCTGATGCTTTGGCTCGATTATATCCATCATTAAATAGAGATTTGTTATTTGCGGGAATTACATTACATGATTTAGGTAAAACAGTAGAACTAAGTGGTCCAGTTGTACCTGAATATACAATCGAGGGTAAATTATTGGGTCATATATCAATCTCTCAGGCAATGATCAAAGAAATGGCTGATAAAATGAATATTGAGGGTGAAGAAGTTACGCTGTTACAACATATAATTTTATCTCATCATGGAAAAAACGAATTTGGTTCACCAATACTGCCACAAATCAAAGAAGCAGAGGTAATTTATTTAATTGATAATATGGATGCTCGGATCAATATGCTAGATAAAGCTTTAGAGACAGTAGAACCAGGTGGTTTTTCAAAACGAGTTTTTGCTTTAGAAAATAGAGCCTTTTATAAACCAAAAATGAATTAA